In Streptomyces sp. TS71-3, the following proteins share a genomic window:
- a CDS encoding DNA-binding protein — MDATQQEATARARELQRNWYGEPLGALFRRLIDDLGLNQARLAGVLGLSAPMLSQLMSGQRAKIGNPAVVQRVQLLQELSGQVANGTVSAAEATDRMDEIKKSQGGSVLSNTAQTTNSSGAPTVKRVVREIQSLLRSVAAAGDIIDAADSLAASHPELAEFLRVYGAGRTADAVAHYQAHQS; from the coding sequence ATGGATGCCACACAACAGGAAGCAACCGCCAGAGCCAGGGAGCTCCAGCGGAACTGGTACGGAGAGCCACTGGGGGCGCTCTTCCGCAGGCTGATCGATGACCTCGGCCTCAACCAGGCGCGCCTGGCGGGCGTGCTCGGGCTGTCGGCTCCGATGCTCTCCCAGTTGATGAGCGGCCAGCGCGCCAAGATCGGCAATCCCGCGGTCGTCCAGCGGGTGCAGCTTCTCCAGGAGCTCTCGGGGCAGGTCGCCAACGGCACCGTGAGCGCCGCCGAGGCCACCGACCGCATGGACGAGATCAAGAAGTCGCAGGGAGGCTCGGTGCTCAGCAACACCGCGCAGACGACGAACAGTTCGGGGGCCCCGACCGTCAAGCGCGTGGTGCGGGAGATCCAGTCGCTGCTGAGGTCGGTCGCCGCGGCCGGCGACATCATCGACGCGGCCGACTCGCTCGCCGCCAGCCACCCGGAACTGGCAGAGTTCCTGAGGGTGTACGGGGCGGGTCGCACGGCGGACGCGGTGGCGCACTACCAGGCGCACCAGAGCTGA